In the Colwellia sp. 20A7 genome, one interval contains:
- a CDS encoding FecCD family ABC transporter permease has translation MSRSYFIVITLIILTLLSAIAGLSYGPADISPTQIFQCIAGNCPDKISQMVIWQVRVPRVLVGLVAGMGLAIAGAILQNTTRNPLADPYLFGIVSGAGLGVTIANISLSSIGLDQQLAIALPLAAFLGALLAIIIVLIIAKVLQRMEQLLLTGIAVSFMLAAVTQFILFFGEPYATNRVIFWLMGSLARVEMANFYVIATVLLITIVIITALHRQIDALLLGDESAASLGINVDKLRLLMLALCAALTATIVAYCGGIGFVGLMIPHIVRQVFGVTTLKLIIGSALIGGIFLIWVDIIARSALANAEIPIGIITSALGSIFFLFIMVKTRNIN, from the coding sequence CAGCTGATATAAGTCCTACCCAAATTTTTCAATGCATCGCCGGCAACTGTCCTGACAAGATAAGCCAAATGGTGATTTGGCAAGTTAGAGTACCTAGAGTATTGGTGGGCTTAGTGGCAGGTATGGGATTAGCCATTGCTGGTGCAATTTTACAAAATACGACCCGTAACCCGTTAGCAGATCCTTATTTATTTGGCATAGTATCTGGCGCGGGCTTAGGCGTAACCATTGCTAATATTTCGTTAAGTAGCATTGGTTTAGACCAACAACTCGCTATTGCTCTTCCCCTTGCTGCCTTTTTGGGTGCTTTATTAGCGATAATTATTGTGCTTATTATTGCCAAAGTATTACAGCGAATGGAACAATTATTACTTACCGGTATCGCTGTTTCATTCATGCTTGCTGCCGTGACGCAATTTATTCTTTTCTTTGGTGAGCCCTATGCTACTAATCGCGTTATTTTTTGGCTTATGGGTAGTTTAGCGCGTGTTGAAATGGCTAATTTTTATGTTATTGCCACCGTATTGCTCATCACTATTGTCATAATTACCGCCTTACATCGTCAAATTGATGCGCTCTTACTTGGTGATGAAAGTGCAGCAAGCTTAGGTATTAATGTAGATAAACTAAGATTACTCATGCTCGCTCTTTGTGCCGCATTAACAGCTACCATTGTCGCTTATTGTGGCGGCATAGGATTTGTTGGTTTGATGATCCCACATATTGTGCGTCAAGTATTTGGAGTCACTACATTAAAACTTATCATTGGTAGTGCCTTAATTGGCGGGATTTTCTTAATTTGGGTAGATATTATTGCCCGATCCGCATTAGCGAACGCTGAAATTCCCATTGGTATAATAACCTCTGCTTTAGGCAGTATATTTTTCTTATTTATTATGGTTAAAACAAGAAACATTAATTAA